The Prevotella melaninogenica genome window below encodes:
- the sufB gene encoding Fe-S cluster assembly protein SufB — translation MSENKNNEFVKKVAEQKYEFGFTTDVHTEVIPKGLNEDVVRLISQKKGEPEWLLDFRLKAFRYWQTLPIPTWGHLHLPELHLQDISYYADPLAKKPKNKEIDPELEKTFDKLGIPLEERLALSGTAVDAIMDSVSVKTTFKKQLAEKGIIFCSIGEAVQEHPDLVRKYLGSVVPYRDNYSAALNSAVFSDGSFVYIPKGVRCPMELSSYFRINAVNTGQFERTLIVADDDSYVSYLEGCTAPMRDENQLHAAVVEIVVLDNAEVKYSTVQNWYPGDENGKGGVLNLVTKRGELRGVNSKLSWTQVETGSAITWKYPSCVLKGDNSQAEFYSVAVTNNYQEADTGTKMIHMGKNTKSTIISKGISAGHSQNSYRGLVRATANAENARNYSSCDSLLLGSDCGAHTFPYMDIHNDTAIVEHEATTSKISEDQLFYCNQRGIPTEDAVGLIVNGYAKDVLNKLPMEFAVEAQKLLSVTLEGTVG, via the coding sequence ATGTCTGAGAACAAGAATAATGAATTTGTAAAGAAGGTCGCAGAGCAGAAGTATGAGTTCGGCTTTACGACTGATGTACATACGGAGGTCATTCCGAAGGGTCTGAACGAAGATGTCGTTCGACTTATTTCGCAGAAGAAAGGGGAACCAGAGTGGCTCCTCGATTTTCGTTTGAAGGCTTTCCGTTACTGGCAGACACTCCCTATACCAACGTGGGGACACTTGCATTTGCCAGAGTTGCATCTACAGGATATCTCCTATTATGCTGATCCATTGGCGAAGAAGCCTAAGAACAAGGAGATTGATCCAGAGTTAGAGAAGACTTTCGATAAGTTAGGTATTCCTTTGGAAGAGCGTCTTGCTTTGAGTGGTACGGCAGTTGATGCTATTATGGACTCCGTGTCAGTGAAGACAACCTTTAAGAAGCAGTTGGCTGAGAAGGGGATTATCTTCTGTTCTATCGGTGAGGCGGTTCAGGAACACCCAGACTTGGTGCGTAAATACCTTGGTAGTGTTGTTCCTTATCGTGACAACTATTCTGCAGCACTCAACTCTGCGGTCTTTAGTGATGGTTCCTTTGTATATATCCCTAAGGGCGTTCGTTGTCCAATGGAACTTAGTTCGTATTTCCGTATCAATGCGGTTAATACAGGTCAGTTTGAACGTACATTGATTGTAGCTGATGATGATTCGTATGTTAGCTATCTTGAGGGCTGTACTGCTCCTATGCGTGACGAGAATCAGTTGCATGCAGCAGTAGTTGAAATCGTTGTCTTGGACAATGCAGAAGTAAAATACTCTACTGTTCAGAACTGGTATCCAGGTGATGAAAATGGTAAGGGTGGTGTCTTGAACCTTGTTACAAAGCGTGGCGAACTACGTGGAGTAAACTCAAAGCTGTCATGGACACAGGTAGAGACGGGTTCGGCTATTACTTGGAAATATCCTTCTTGTGTATTGAAGGGTGATAACTCACAGGCAGAATTTTATTCTGTTGCTGTGACAAACAACTACCAAGAGGCTGATACTGGTACGAAGATGATACACATGGGTAAGAATACCAAGAGTACAATCATCTCTAAGGGTATCTCTGCTGGTCATAGTCAGAACTCTTATCGTGGTTTGGTACGTGCTACAGCCAATGCTGAGAACGCCCGCAACTATTCAAGTTGTGACTCTCTTCTCTTAGGTTCTGACTGCGGTGCTCACACATTCCCTTATATGGACATCCACAATGATACAGCCATTGTAGAGCATGAGGCTACTACTTCTAAGATTAGTGAAGACCAGCTTTTCTATTGCAATCAGCGTGGTATTCCTACTGAAGATGCTGTTGGTTTGATCGTCAATGGATATGCTAAGGATGTACTCAATAAGCTTCCAATGGAGTTTGCGGTTGAGGCACAAAAACTACTCTCTGTAACACTTGAAGGAACGGTAGGATAA
- the sufC gene encoding Fe-S cluster assembly ATPase SufC, translating into MLEVRNLHATIAGKEILRGINLTIKDGEIHAIMGPNGSGKSTLSAVLTGNPLYEVTDGMALFNGKNLLEMKPEDRSHEGLFLSFQYPVEIPGVSMTNFMKAAINAKRAYEGLEPMKAAEFMALMREKRQLVGMDSTLSRRSVNEGFSGGEKKRNEIFQMAMLEPKLSILDETDSGLDVDAMRIVAEGVNKMHNETTSAIVITHYERLLDMIKPDVIHVLYKGRIVKTAGPELAKEIEQRGYDWIKEEVDAEE; encoded by the coding sequence ATGTTAGAAGTAAGAAACCTGCATGCAACCATCGCAGGTAAAGAAATATTAAGAGGCATCAACCTCACAATTAAAGATGGTGAGATTCATGCTATTATGGGTCCTAATGGCTCTGGTAAGTCAACACTGAGTGCAGTACTTACAGGTAATCCTCTCTATGAGGTAACTGATGGTATGGCATTGTTTAATGGCAAGAATCTCTTGGAGATGAAGCCTGAGGACCGCTCTCATGAGGGACTCTTCTTGTCTTTCCAGTATCCAGTAGAGATACCTGGCGTAAGTATGACTAACTTCATGAAGGCTGCTATCAATGCAAAGCGTGCCTATGAGGGATTAGAGCCAATGAAGGCTGCAGAGTTTATGGCACTCATGCGTGAGAAGCGCCAGTTAGTTGGTATGGACTCAACACTCTCTCGCCGTAGTGTAAACGAGGGTTTCTCTGGTGGTGAGAAGAAGCGCAACGAGATTTTCCAAATGGCAATGTTGGAGCCAAAGCTTAGTATTCTTGATGAGACAGACTCTGGTCTTGACGTTGATGCTATGCGTATCGTGGCTGAGGGTGTAAATAAGATGCACAATGAAACGACTTCAGCTATTGTTATTACGCACTATGAACGTCTGTTAGATATGATTAAGCCAGATGTTATCCATGTGCTTTATAAGGGTCGTATCGTGAAGACTGCAGGTCCTGAACTTGCAAAGGAGATAGAACAGCGCGGATATGATTGGATTAAGGAAGAGGTTGACGCAGAGGAATAA
- the sufD gene encoding Fe-S cluster assembly protein SufD yields MQSEKQYIDLYTEAQQLIKEHAAPVLNEVRDKAFEDFRRQGFPTKKVERYKYTDMQKLFEPDYGLNLNRLEIPVNPYDTFKCDVPNLSTSLYFIVNDQFYSKSLPKAKLNDGVIVDSLNHVATERPELVAKYYGRLANTEADAITALNTMLAQDGLFIYVPKNVQLERTIQVINILRSDVDLMVNRRVLIVLEEGAKAQFLFCDHAADDRNFLATQVIEAYVGANANLELNCLEETHAKNVRVSNVYIEQQRDSRASHNVITLHNGVTRNMLDLVFKGEGSECFCNGCVIADKSQHVDNNTLIDHQVPHCTSNELYKYVLDDNAVGAFAGRVLVRKGAQKTLSQENNRNLCASKTARMFTQPMLEIYADDVQCNHGSTVGQLNDAALFYMQQRGIDKKEAKLLLEFAFINEVIDKMELEPLRDRLHHLVEKRFRGELDKCEGCDLCK; encoded by the coding sequence ATGCAAAGCGAAAAACAATATATAGACCTCTATACAGAGGCGCAGCAACTCATCAAAGAGCATGCTGCACCTGTGCTCAATGAGGTACGCGATAAGGCTTTTGAAGACTTCCGTCGACAGGGCTTTCCTACCAAGAAGGTGGAACGCTATAAGTACACGGATATGCAGAAGCTCTTTGAACCTGATTATGGATTGAATCTCAACCGTCTTGAGATTCCTGTTAATCCTTATGATACCTTCAAGTGCGATGTTCCAAATCTCAGCACTTCTCTTTATTTCATAGTGAATGATCAGTTCTACAGTAAGTCACTTCCAAAGGCAAAGCTTAATGATGGTGTCATTGTTGACAGCTTGAATCATGTAGCAACTGAGCGTCCTGAGTTGGTTGCAAAGTATTATGGTCGTCTTGCCAATACTGAGGCTGATGCGATAACAGCTTTGAATACAATGCTTGCACAAGATGGTCTTTTTATCTATGTGCCTAAGAATGTACAGCTTGAGCGTACCATACAAGTAATCAATATCCTTCGTTCAGATGTTGACTTGATGGTCAATCGTCGAGTACTCATTGTTCTTGAAGAAGGTGCTAAGGCGCAGTTCCTCTTCTGTGATCATGCTGCTGACGACCGTAACTTCCTTGCTACACAGGTAATCGAAGCCTACGTAGGAGCGAATGCCAATCTTGAGTTGAACTGTCTTGAGGAAACGCATGCAAAGAATGTACGCGTGTCGAATGTATATATCGAGCAGCAGCGTGATTCACGTGCAAGCCACAATGTCATTACATTGCATAATGGAGTTACTCGCAATATGCTCGACCTTGTTTTCAAGGGAGAGGGTAGCGAATGTTTCTGTAATGGTTGTGTGATAGCTGATAAGAGTCAGCATGTTGACAACAATACGCTTATCGACCATCAAGTACCTCATTGCACCAGTAACGAACTTTACAAGTACGTACTTGATGATAATGCAGTTGGTGCTTTCGCAGGTCGTGTGCTTGTTCGCAAGGGTGCGCAGAAGACGCTTTCACAGGAGAATAACCGTAACCTTTGTGCCAGCAAGACAGCCCGAATGTTCACCCAGCCAATGCTTGAGATTTATGCTGATGATGTTCAGTGTAATCATGGTTCAACAGTTGGACAACTTAATGATGCTGCGCTCTTCTACATGCAGCAGCGTGGTATTGATAAGAAAGAAGCAAAGCTCCTCCTTGAGTTTGCCTTTATCAATGAGGTAATTGATAAGATGGAGCTTGAACCATTGCGCGACCGTCTCCACCATTTGGTAGAGAAGCGTTTCCGTGGTGAGCTTGATAAGTGTGAAGGTTGCGATTTGTGTAAGTAA
- a CDS encoding aminotransferase class V-fold PLP-dependent enzyme, whose translation MYDITKVRESFPILSRTVYSKPLIYLDNGATTQKPLCVLDAMQEEYLNVNANVHRGVHWMSQQATDLHEAARETVRKFINARSTTEIVFTRGTTESLNLVASSFVEGCMKEGDEVIVSTMEHHSNIVPWQLQEQRKGIVLKVIPMTDEGELLLEEYEKLFTERTKLVSVTQVSNVLGTINPVKKMIRIAHEHGVPVVVDGAQSVPHFAVDVQDLDCDFLAFSGHKVYGPTGVGVLYGKEEWLDRLPPYQGGGEMIERVSFEKTTFERPPLKFEAGTPDYIATHGLATALDYVTSLGMDNILAHEQDLTRYALQQFREIEGMHIYGHRNDSGDAVISFNVGDIHHMDLGTLLDQLGIAVRTGHHCAQPLMDRLGILGTVRASFGLYNTREEVDALVAGIKRIAMMF comes from the coding sequence ATGTACGATATTACGAAAGTTCGGGAATCCTTCCCAATTCTCTCCCGCACCGTCTATAGTAAACCCCTGATTTATCTTGACAATGGTGCCACCACACAGAAACCGCTCTGTGTGTTGGATGCTATGCAGGAAGAATACCTCAATGTAAATGCCAATGTGCACCGTGGTGTACACTGGATGTCACAACAGGCTACCGACTTGCACGAGGCAGCACGTGAGACAGTGCGGAAGTTTATCAATGCTCGTTCAACAACTGAGATTGTCTTCACACGTGGTACGACAGAGAGTTTGAATCTCGTTGCTTCCAGTTTTGTAGAAGGTTGTATGAAGGAGGGTGATGAAGTGATAGTTTCTACCATGGAGCATCACTCAAACATTGTGCCTTGGCAGTTGCAGGAACAGCGCAAGGGAATTGTGCTAAAGGTTATTCCAATGACCGATGAGGGTGAACTTCTGCTTGAAGAATACGAGAAACTCTTCACCGAACGTACAAAACTTGTTAGTGTAACGCAGGTCAGCAATGTTCTTGGCACCATCAATCCTGTAAAGAAGATGATTCGTATCGCCCATGAACACGGTGTGCCAGTAGTAGTGGATGGTGCGCAAAGCGTTCCTCACTTTGCCGTTGACGTGCAAGACTTAGATTGCGACTTCCTCGCTTTTAGTGGTCATAAGGTGTATGGTCCGACAGGTGTGGGCGTTCTTTATGGTAAAGAAGAGTGGCTCGACCGACTACCTCCATATCAAGGTGGTGGTGAGATGATAGAGCGTGTTAGCTTTGAGAAGACAACTTTCGAGCGCCCCCCTTTGAAGTTTGAGGCTGGAACACCTGATTATATTGCAACGCATGGACTTGCAACTGCCCTCGATTATGTTACTTCCTTGGGGATGGATAATATCCTTGCTCACGAGCAGGACCTCACACGTTATGCCCTTCAGCAGTTCCGTGAGATAGAGGGTATGCACATCTATGGACATCGTAATGACAGCGGTGATGCCGTTATCAGCTTTAATGTCGGTGATATTCACCACATGGACCTTGGTACATTGCTCGACCAGTTAGGTATTGCTGTCCGTACAGGTCATCATTGTGCACAACCTTTGATGGATCGTCTTGGTATCCTTGGTACTGTTCGTGCCTCCTTCGGTTTGTATAACACTCGTGAAGAAGTGGATGCTTTGGTAGCAGGTATCAAGCGTATTGCAATGATGTTTTAA
- a CDS encoding ribonuclease HII — translation MLKSHYYEGLIEAGCDEAGRGCLAGSVYAAAVILPPDYQNELLNDSKKLTAKKRYALREEIERDAIAWAVGIVTPEEIDKINILNASFLAMHRALDQLSVRPEAVIVDGNRFKPYQDLPSTTIVKGDGKYLSIAAASILAKTYRDDYMLSLAEEYPQYDWQSNMGYPTKKHRQAILEYGITPYHRKSYNLLGDGQLSFDF, via the coding sequence ATGCTGAAAAGTCATTATTATGAAGGCCTAATAGAGGCTGGTTGCGACGAAGCAGGCAGAGGATGCCTTGCTGGAAGTGTCTATGCTGCAGCCGTTATCCTACCACCCGATTATCAGAATGAGTTGTTAAATGACTCAAAGAAGCTGACGGCAAAGAAGCGTTATGCACTTCGTGAAGAAATTGAGCGAGATGCTATTGCATGGGCAGTGGGTATCGTTACGCCTGAAGAGATAGATAAGATAAATATTCTCAACGCCTCTTTCTTGGCTATGCATCGAGCGTTGGACCAGTTGAGTGTACGTCCAGAAGCGGTTATCGTTGATGGTAATCGTTTTAAGCCTTACCAAGATCTACCTTCAACAACCATAGTTAAAGGAGATGGGAAGTATCTTTCTATTGCAGCTGCCTCAATCCTTGCCAAGACTTATCGTGACGACTATATGCTCTCCTTGGCTGAGGAATATCCGCAGTACGACTGGCAGTCAAACATGGGTTATCCAACGAAGAAGCATCGTCAGGCTATTCTTGAATATGGTATTACACCTTATCATCGCAAAAGTTACAACCTGTTGGGTGATGGGCAACTCTCTTTTGACTTTTAA
- a CDS encoding SusC/RagA family TonB-linked outer membrane protein yields MEKRLMMFLVGLFLSLGTALAQTEISGTVVSTDDGQPVVGASILVSGTQTGTVTDVDGKFRLSAPAGVKLIVSYVGMKTKTVTATNNMKVSLTPDDKNLDEVVIVAYGTAKRQSITGSVAVVDSKKISNRISTTVTGALEGSAPGVQVNNSYGEPGTTPKIHIRGVGTLVKDADQPLYIVDGTPFEGNIAELNPSDIESMSVLKDASSAALYGNRAANGVVLITTKKAKFTTKPNITLKMDQGVYRRGIAEYDRLGPNEWMEASWRAMKNYALSGGIASTDAAAGTYATQHLVPDYVKRNIYDGADDALFDANGKLTAAMRAGYDDLDWQKAVERTGHRQEYNLSAAVASDKYNIYSSAGYLNEQGYTLNSGYERFTGRINTQYTANKWLELGLNLSGTSSVRSYNSSAKETFYANPFYVTRYMAPVYPVYLHNADGTYALDANGNKQYDTTSEYLDNRNLPYEMTMDMDRTRRNVLDGLLYTKISLPYGFSLTGKVDLNHANENRQTYNNPVIGDGASNNGRLTERSYQYISYTGQELLNWDHNFDLHHVDVLLGHENYSWNNKYARVMNTNAAIEGLRALSNFVLNSDTEGYFEDYRTESYLGRLRYNYDEKYFFDFSLRRDGSSKFHKDKRWGNFFSAGVNWNIKKENFMKDVKWVDALRARVSYGEVGNDAAVNFYGYQALYYITKNGGNPALVRQKLSALDLKWETTQTFDFGVEGTLFDRLNFSLGYFDKRSKDLLFEVRFPLSAGSFFANDAIQNLTQYQNIGTISNRGFEIMLGGDVVRSKDWTWNLSLDATTLKNKVLKLPKGEDILHGQQNYSEGHSAYEWYTYHFVGVDQMTGKSLYDLDPKLEATASAAGNLVEINGTKYTTSTAQAIRKWAGTALPSVYGSFSSNLRWKDLSLSMLMTYSLGGKTMDGSYRALMSTGSASSASALHKDALNSWNGVPAGMTATSANRIDPNGTPILDFNGSVDNNALSDRWLTSSSYFIMKNIMLTYRLPKALVTKWGLGGIAVKAGVENLFTLTSRKGLNPQYSFNGDSDDTYVSARVFNFGLTVDL; encoded by the coding sequence ATGGAAAAAAGACTAATGATGTTTTTAGTCGGCTTATTCCTAAGTTTAGGAACAGCCCTGGCGCAAACAGAGATTAGCGGAACTGTAGTCTCTACAGATGATGGACAGCCTGTAGTAGGTGCGTCTATCCTCGTGTCTGGTACACAGACGGGTACTGTAACAGATGTTGATGGTAAGTTCCGTCTCTCAGCACCTGCAGGTGTTAAGTTGATTGTGTCTTATGTTGGAATGAAAACAAAGACTGTTACTGCAACAAACAACATGAAAGTGAGCTTAACCCCTGATGACAAGAACCTTGATGAGGTCGTAATTGTTGCCTATGGTACTGCTAAGCGTCAATCAATTACGGGTTCTGTAGCTGTTGTAGACTCTAAGAAAATCTCCAATCGTATTAGTACTACGGTAACGGGTGCATTGGAAGGTTCTGCCCCTGGTGTACAGGTAAATAACTCTTATGGCGAGCCTGGTACTACGCCAAAGATTCACATTCGTGGTGTGGGAACGTTAGTTAAAGATGCTGATCAGCCTCTTTATATCGTTGATGGTACTCCATTTGAAGGCAATATTGCTGAGTTAAATCCAAGCGACATCGAGTCTATGTCTGTTTTGAAGGACGCTTCTTCTGCAGCGCTCTATGGTAACCGTGCGGCTAATGGCGTTGTCTTGATTACAACAAAGAAGGCTAAGTTTACTACTAAGCCAAACATTACTTTGAAGATGGATCAGGGTGTCTACAGACGTGGTATTGCAGAGTATGACCGTTTAGGTCCGAATGAGTGGATGGAGGCTTCTTGGAGGGCGATGAAGAATTATGCTCTCTCAGGTGGTATCGCTTCTACAGATGCTGCAGCTGGAACTTATGCAACCCAGCACTTGGTGCCTGATTATGTGAAGCGTAATATCTATGATGGAGCCGATGATGCTCTCTTTGATGCAAATGGCAAGTTGACTGCTGCTATGCGTGCTGGTTATGATGATCTTGATTGGCAGAAGGCTGTTGAGCGCACTGGTCACCGTCAGGAATATAACCTCTCTGCAGCTGTAGCAAGTGATAAGTATAATATCTATTCTTCTGCTGGTTATCTGAATGAGCAGGGTTATACTTTGAACTCAGGCTATGAGCGTTTTACTGGTCGTATTAATACACAATATACAGCCAACAAGTGGCTCGAATTAGGTTTGAACCTCTCTGGTACTTCTTCTGTAAGAAGCTATAATTCAAGTGCTAAAGAAACTTTCTATGCTAATCCATTCTATGTAACTCGTTACATGGCTCCGGTTTATCCTGTTTATTTGCATAATGCTGATGGTACTTATGCTTTGGATGCAAATGGTAACAAGCAGTATGATACTACGTCTGAGTATCTTGACAACCGTAACCTCCCTTATGAGATGACGATGGATATGGACCGCACACGTAGAAACGTATTGGATGGTTTGTTGTATACAAAAATCAGTTTGCCATATGGTTTCTCTTTGACAGGAAAAGTAGACTTGAACCATGCTAATGAAAATCGTCAGACCTATAACAACCCTGTTATCGGTGATGGTGCTTCTAACAATGGTCGTCTGACTGAGCGTTCTTACCAGTATATCTCCTACACAGGACAGGAACTCTTGAACTGGGATCATAACTTTGATCTTCACCATGTTGACGTTCTCCTCGGACATGAGAACTATAGCTGGAACAATAAATATGCTCGTGTGATGAATACAAACGCAGCTATCGAAGGTTTGCGTGCGTTGAGTAACTTCGTATTAAACTCTGATACGGAAGGCTATTTTGAGGATTATAGAACTGAGTCTTATCTTGGTCGTCTGCGTTACAACTATGATGAGAAGTACTTCTTTGACTTCTCTCTCCGTCGCGATGGTTCTTCTAAGTTCCATAAAGATAAGCGTTGGGGTAACTTCTTCTCTGCTGGTGTAAACTGGAACATTAAGAAAGAAAACTTCATGAAGGATGTGAAGTGGGTTGATGCTTTACGCGCTCGTGTTTCATATGGTGAGGTAGGTAACGATGCTGCTGTTAATTTCTATGGTTATCAGGCACTTTATTACATTACTAAGAATGGTGGTAACCCTGCTTTGGTACGTCAGAAGTTATCAGCTCTCGACTTGAAGTGGGAGACAACACAGACTTTCGACTTTGGCGTTGAGGGTACGCTCTTTGATCGTTTGAACTTCAGCTTGGGTTATTTTGATAAGCGTTCTAAGGACTTGCTCTTCGAGGTTCGTTTCCCATTATCAGCAGGTTCTTTCTTCGCTAATGATGCTATTCAGAACCTTACACAGTATCAGAATATCGGTACTATCTCTAACCGTGGCTTCGAAATCATGTTAGGTGGTGATGTTGTACGTTCTAAGGATTGGACATGGAACCTCTCTTTGGATGCTACTACATTGAAGAATAAGGTGCTTAAGTTGCCTAAGGGTGAAGATATCTTGCATGGTCAGCAGAACTATTCTGAGGGTCACTCTGCTTATGAGTGGTACACCTATCACTTTGTAGGTGTTGATCAGATGACGGGTAAGTCTCTCTATGATCTTGATCCAAAGCTGGAAGCTACTGCATCTGCTGCTGGTAATCTTGTTGAAATCAATGGAACAAAGTACACGACATCTACTGCTCAGGCAATCCGTAAGTGGGCGGGTACGGCACTCCCTTCTGTTTATGGTTCATTCAGTTCTAACCTTCGTTGGAAGGACTTGAGCTTGTCTATGTTGATGACTTATAGCCTTGGTGGTAAGACCATGGACGGTTCTTATAGAGCTTTGATGTCTACTGGTTCGGCTTCATCAGCATCTGCACTTCATAAGGATGCACTTAATTCTTGGAATGGTGTTCCTGCAGGTATGACAGCTACATCTGCTAATCGTATCGACCCTAATGGTACACCTATCCTTGACTTCAACGGAAGTGTTGATAACAATGCGCTTAGTGACCGTTGGTTGACAAGTTCTTCTTATTTCATCATGAAGAATATCATGCTCACTTACCGTTTACCAAAGGCATTGGTTACAAAGTGGGGTCTTGGTGGTATTGCTGTAAAGGCTGGTGTTGAGAACCTCTTCACACTCACAAGTCGTAAGGGTTTGAACCCACAGTATAGCTTTAATGGTGACAGTGACGATACTTATGTATCTGCACGTGTGTTCAACTTCGGTTTGACAGTCGATCTCTAA
- a CDS encoding RagB/SusD family nutrient uptake outer membrane protein — protein MKYSINKFTAGALLAVAAMTASCSSDYLNVSPAESAEPSAAYANTSNARNTLNGIAKSMTVQQYYYGQGFAGENAIMRLYENLPSQNYNYNRYASGWAPIHNQDYHYRSTTKYDSYAWAYYFQIINNANALLANIDNATGSDADRKFIKASALTFRAYAYEKLVHYYCYRWQDSNNGASQGLPLRLDTSTGHLKASTLAETYAQIYKDCQDAITLFTESGVMRSTAECWIPDINTAHAVYARAALTRQDYATALAQAKLAQINRPLMTGDAYAAGFYKPNDEWILGSYGDASEQNWYWAFGVQGACNGHYASTQSTGAGTIGHELITRIPNNDARKQLFITADKFRSIDITKDAQVNQTYGIIGLGDEGVLAQADSIVKKHQIAGLSAAYASGYIYLDGQMKFWVTAQPGVSYVPFIRSSEMVLIEAEANYFLGNTADAQAALVKLNATTGRNSSYTCTKTGTDLFNEIKDYREVELWGEGFAWSDYKRWNIPIVRHSFAQGGNAHAAVAKTIAVDYGNKWTWVVPQNEIDYNDLLNNE, from the coding sequence ATGAAATATTCAATAAATAAATTCACCGCAGGGGCTTTACTTGCTGTAGCTGCAATGACAGCATCTTGCTCCAGTGATTATCTCAATGTATCACCAGCAGAGTCGGCTGAGCCTTCTGCAGCATATGCTAATACAAGCAATGCGCGTAACACCTTGAATGGTATAGCAAAGTCGATGACCGTACAGCAGTACTACTATGGTCAGGGATTCGCAGGTGAAAATGCGATAATGCGTCTCTATGAGAATCTTCCAAGTCAGAATTATAACTATAACCGTTATGCTTCTGGTTGGGCACCTATCCATAACCAAGATTATCACTATAGGTCTACTACTAAGTATGATTCTTATGCGTGGGCATACTATTTTCAGATTATTAACAATGCAAATGCACTCCTTGCTAACATTGATAATGCCACTGGTTCTGATGCGGATAGGAAGTTTATCAAGGCTTCGGCATTGACTTTCCGTGCATATGCTTATGAGAAGTTAGTACATTACTACTGCTATCGTTGGCAGGATAGTAACAATGGTGCTTCTCAGGGATTGCCATTGCGCCTTGACACTTCTACGGGTCATTTGAAGGCTTCTACGCTTGCTGAGACTTATGCTCAGATTTATAAGGACTGTCAGGATGCGATTACACTCTTCACTGAGAGTGGTGTGATGCGTTCAACAGCCGAGTGTTGGATTCCTGATATTAATACTGCCCATGCTGTTTATGCACGTGCTGCTTTAACTCGTCAGGATTATGCTACTGCTTTGGCACAGGCTAAGTTGGCACAGATTAACCGTCCTTTGATGACAGGTGATGCATATGCAGCTGGTTTTTATAAGCCAAACGATGAGTGGATTCTCGGTAGTTATGGTGATGCAAGTGAACAGAACTGGTATTGGGCATTTGGTGTACAGGGTGCTTGTAATGGTCACTATGCAAGTACGCAGAGTACTGGTGCTGGTACTATTGGTCATGAGTTGATTACTCGTATCCCTAATAACGATGCTCGTAAGCAGCTCTTTATTACTGCAGATAAGTTCCGCAGCATTGATATTACTAAAGATGCACAGGTAAATCAGACCTATGGCATCATAGGTTTGGGTGATGAAGGTGTTTTGGCACAGGCCGACTCTATCGTTAAAAAGCATCAGATTGCTGGTCTCTCTGCAGCTTACGCTTCTGGTTATATCTATTTGGATGGGCAGATGAAGTTCTGGGTAACTGCACAGCCAGGTGTTAGTTATGTTCCTTTCATCCGTTCAAGTGAGATGGTTCTTATCGAGGCTGAGGCTAATTACTTCTTGGGTAACACTGCTGATGCACAGGCAGCATTGGTAAAACTGAATGCTACCACAGGTCGTAACTCAAGCTACACCTGTACAAAGACTGGTACTGATCTCTTTAATGAAATCAAGGATTACCGTGAGGTTGAACTTTGGGGTGAAGGCTTTGCATGGAGTGATTACAAGCGTTGGAACATTCCTATTGTTCGCCACTCATTTGCTCAAGGTGGTAATGCACACGCAGCTGTTGCAAAAACAATCGCTGTAGACTACGGAAATAAGTGGACTTGGGTGGTTCCACAGAACGAGATCGACTATAATGATCTTTTGAATAACGAGTAA